The Teredinibacter sp. KSP-S5-2 genome includes a window with the following:
- the secE gene encoding preprotein translocase subunit SecE, whose translation MNAKVEAAEFRLDPLKWLLVAVLVLGGAFANAYYGSQVALLYRVLALVVVGAMAVFVVINTEKGSALVSLLKASQLEVRKVVWPSRQETVQTTLIVVAVIIVMAIILWLLDMGLGYIASLIIG comes from the coding sequence ATGAACGCTAAAGTAGAAGCAGCAGAGTTCCGGTTAGATCCACTGAAATGGTTGTTAGTGGCTGTTTTGGTGTTGGGCGGAGCATTTGCTAACGCATATTATGGTAGCCAGGTTGCGCTGCTGTATAGAGTGTTGGCGCTTGTTGTTGTTGGTGCTATGGCTGTGTTTGTTGTGATAAACACAGAAAAAGGCAGCGCTTTAGTTTCTCTCTTAAAGGCTTCTCAGTTGGAGGTTCGTAAAGTTGTTTGGCCATCTCGTCAAGAGACTGTGCAGACGACTTTGATAGTGGTGGCTGTAATCATTGTTATGGCTATAATTCTTTGGCTCCTGGATATGGGGCTTGGTTACATTGCATCACTTATTATTGGTTAA
- a CDS encoding SPOR domain-containing protein — protein MRWIFISLMVANLAVFAWGMVFDSDEHASQPARKLAKRDPFPNIDEIKLLSEVDIPAAPVDMAADELSELSGPEVIEKPSKPICEIVGAFPGREQADNFVERLRAYDVQSELKELDLPVGEGYWVYLEPEATRKEAYRRLSEIQARGVDSYVIPKGELENGISLGVYSKESLAQDRFKKMKALGLEPKFKTIERTQREFWVMLKHGEGLKMSNLSWERVIGEEKSLQRRQNFCLDVASQDNFH, from the coding sequence ATGCGGTGGATTTTTATCAGCTTGATGGTTGCCAATCTGGCGGTATTCGCTTGGGGAATGGTTTTCGATTCTGATGAGCATGCTAGTCAGCCGGCCAGAAAATTAGCCAAAAGAGATCCGTTTCCCAATATCGATGAAATTAAACTGTTGTCCGAAGTGGATATCCCGGCGGCACCGGTAGATATGGCTGCTGATGAATTGTCTGAGCTCTCTGGTCCTGAAGTAATTGAGAAGCCCTCAAAGCCTATTTGTGAAATTGTCGGGGCTTTTCCTGGGCGTGAGCAGGCGGATAATTTTGTTGAGCGATTAAGAGCCTATGATGTGCAGTCCGAACTGAAGGAGCTGGATTTACCTGTTGGCGAGGGGTATTGGGTGTATCTCGAGCCTGAAGCAACTCGCAAAGAGGCGTATCGTCGTTTGAGCGAAATTCAAGCTCGAGGTGTTGATAGTTATGTGATCCCCAAGGGGGAGTTGGAGAATGGGATATCTCTGGGGGTGTACAGTAAAGAATCGCTTGCTCAAGACCGTTTTAAGAAGATGAAAGCGCTTGGGTTGGAGCCCAAATTTAAAACCATTGAAAGGACGCAACGGGAGTTTTGGGTGATGCTAAAGCATGGGGAAGGCTTAAAAATGAGCAATTTGTCATGGGAAAGAGTGATTGGAGAAGAAAAATCGCTCCAACGGAGACAAAATTTTTGTTTAGATGTTGCTTCGCAGGACAACTTTCACTAG
- the nusG gene encoding transcription termination/antitermination protein NusG has protein sequence MAKRWYVVHAYSGYEKKVAAAIKERIELNNMQDMFGEVLVPTEEVVEMRGGQKRKSERKFFPGYVLVQMELTDDAWHLVKETPRVMGFIGGKADRPAPITDKEAELILQRVDDSAEKPKPKTLFEPGEMVRVIDGPFNDFNGVVEVVNYEKNRLQVAVLIFGRSTPVELEFSQVEKA, from the coding sequence ATGGCAAAGCGTTGGTACGTTGTACACGCATACTCCGGTTATGAAAAGAAAGTAGCCGCTGCGATTAAAGAGCGTATTGAATTAAACAATATGCAAGACATGTTCGGTGAAGTACTTGTTCCCACCGAAGAAGTTGTCGAAATGCGTGGTGGTCAGAAACGTAAGTCCGAGCGTAAATTTTTCCCTGGCTATGTGTTAGTTCAAATGGAACTAACAGATGACGCATGGCACTTGGTGAAGGAAACGCCTAGAGTTATGGGGTTTATTGGTGGCAAAGCGGATCGTCCAGCGCCAATTACAGATAAAGAGGCGGAGCTGATTCTTCAGCGTGTAGATGACTCTGCCGAGAAACCCAAGCCTAAAACATTGTTTGAGCCAGGTGAGATGGTTCGAGTTATTGACGGTCCGTTCAATGACTTTAATGGTGTGGTTGAAGTGGTAAATTATGAGAAAAACCGTTTGCAAGTCGCGGTACTCATATTCGGTCGCTCAACCCCAGTTGAGTTGGAGTTTAGTCAGGTTGAAAAAGCCTAG
- the birA gene encoding bifunctional biotin--[acetyl-CoA-carboxylase] ligase/biotin operon repressor BirA has protein sequence MSTKINSSQIALLNILADGEYHSGEGLGAALSVSRAAVWKNLQALADFGISVQSHKGLGYRIEGGLDLIDMSAVLADIDPEYQVLLEGSVIEPVLDSTNSYLMDFIASNKPEKGKLCIAEYQSSGRGRRGRVWQSPYASNIYMSLGWRFQQGVAALEGLSLAVGVAICEALEALGVDGVALKWPNDVLYHNKKLAGILLEMSGDASGECYVVVGVGLNVKMTDDQALQIDQPWVDLDTIICEQGLAARGRGLRGRVVSLLLNRLLPLLDSYESAGFVAYRDAWESRHAYRAAPVKLITPSGEVDGLALGVTDTGGLRLSTEQGEKVFIGGEVSLRGVV, from the coding sequence GTGAGCACCAAAATAAATTCTTCTCAAATTGCGTTGCTGAATATTCTTGCGGATGGAGAGTACCATTCGGGAGAAGGTTTGGGGGCGGCTTTGTCAGTCAGTCGTGCTGCCGTCTGGAAAAACCTGCAAGCGCTTGCTGATTTTGGTATCTCCGTTCAAAGTCATAAAGGCTTGGGTTACAGAATTGAGGGTGGTTTGGATCTTATTGATATGTCGGCGGTGCTGGCGGACATTGATCCTGAATATCAGGTGTTGCTTGAAGGTAGTGTCATCGAGCCCGTGTTGGATTCGACGAATAGCTATTTAATGGATTTTATTGCGTCCAATAAGCCGGAAAAAGGGAAGCTGTGTATCGCCGAATATCAAAGTAGTGGGCGTGGAAGACGCGGACGAGTATGGCAAAGTCCTTACGCCAGCAATATTTATATGTCCCTTGGTTGGCGGTTTCAGCAAGGTGTGGCTGCGCTGGAAGGGTTGAGTCTGGCGGTGGGTGTGGCGATATGTGAGGCTTTGGAGGCCTTGGGTGTTGATGGTGTCGCGCTTAAATGGCCCAACGATGTTCTGTATCACAATAAAAAGCTGGCTGGTATCTTGTTGGAAATGTCGGGAGATGCCAGTGGTGAGTGCTATGTTGTGGTGGGTGTGGGATTGAATGTAAAAATGACAGATGACCAAGCGCTGCAAATCGACCAGCCTTGGGTCGATCTCGACACCATCATTTGTGAACAGGGTCTTGCTGCACGAGGCCGGGGGCTACGGGGAAGAGTGGTGTCTTTGTTGTTAAACCGGTTGCTGCCGTTGTTGGACAGTTATGAGTCTGCTGGTTTTGTCGCTTATCGTGATGCCTGGGAATCGCGACATGCCTACCGCGCCGCGCCGGTGAAGCTGATAACGCCTTCAGGAGAAGTGGATGGCTTGGCCTTGGGGGTGACGGATACAGGGGGGTTGCGTCTTTCTACAGAGCAGGGTGAAAAAGTTTTTATCGGTGGGGAAGTGAGTTTGAGAGGAGTGGTGTAG
- a CDS encoding zinc ribbon domain-containing protein, with translation MPIYEYRCDACEHELEALQKMSDGPLVDCPVCEKPELKKKISAAAFRLKGGGWYETDFKKSGDKKKNLAGDKDSSSKSASTPSKKDSQSGAAQPSSGSPS, from the coding sequence ATGCCAATTTATGAGTACCGTTGCGATGCTTGTGAGCATGAGTTGGAGGCATTGCAAAAAATGAGTGATGGACCATTGGTCGATTGCCCTGTGTGTGAAAAGCCCGAATTAAAGAAAAAGATTTCAGCGGCCGCATTTCGATTGAAAGGCGGCGGATGGTATGAGACAGACTTTAAAAAGTCTGGGGATAAGAAAAAGAACCTGGCGGGAGATAAAGATTCTTCTTCCAAGTCAGCTTCTACACCATCAAAAAAAGACAGTCAGTCCGGTGCTGCTCAGCCCTCATCTGGCTCCCCTAGTTAA
- the tuf gene encoding elongation factor Tu: protein MAKEKFERNKPHVNVGTIGHVDHGKTTLTAALTRVCAEVWGGTAVAFDGIDNAPEERERGITIATSHVEYDSPTRHYAHVDCPGHADYVKNMITGAAQMDGAILVCGATDGPMPQTREHILLSRQVGVPYIVVFLNKADLLAEDCGGVDSEEYAEMLELVEMELRELLDTYEFPGDDTPIIAGSALMALNGEDDNELGTSAVKKLVETLDEYIPEPERAIDGDFIMPIEDVFSIQGRGTVVTGRVERGIVKVGEEVEIIGVKETTTTTVTGVEMFRKLLDEGRAGENVGVLLRGTKRDEVERGQVLAKPGSITPHTKFEAEVYVLSKDEGGRHTPFFKGYRPQFYFRTTDVTGACELPEGVEMVMPGDNIQMSVTLICPIAMDEGLRFAIREGGRTVGAGVVAKIIE, encoded by the coding sequence ATGGCAAAGGAAAAATTTGAACGTAATAAACCCCACGTAAACGTAGGTACTATTGGTCACGTTGACCACGGTAAAACGACTTTGACAGCGGCACTGACGCGCGTATGTGCAGAAGTGTGGGGTGGAACAGCTGTAGCATTTGATGGTATTGATAATGCGCCAGAAGAAAGAGAGCGTGGTATTACTATTGCGACGTCTCACGTTGAATACGACTCGCCAACTCGCCACTACGCGCACGTAGACTGCCCAGGGCACGCCGACTATGTTAAAAACATGATCACTGGTGCTGCTCAGATGGACGGTGCTATTTTGGTATGTGGTGCAACTGACGGTCCAATGCCACAAACTCGTGAGCACATCCTTCTTTCTCGTCAGGTAGGTGTACCTTACATCGTTGTATTCTTGAACAAAGCTGACCTTCTTGCAGAAGACTGTGGTGGTGTTGATTCAGAAGAATACGCAGAGATGCTTGAGCTAGTAGAAATGGAACTGCGTGAGTTGCTAGACACTTACGAATTTCCTGGTGACGACACACCAATCATTGCGGGTTCTGCATTGATGGCGCTTAACGGTGAAGACGATAACGAACTAGGTACTTCCGCGGTTAAGAAATTGGTTGAAACGCTAGACGAGTACATTCCTGAGCCAGAGCGTGCTATCGATGGTGACTTCATCATGCCAATCGAAGACGTATTCTCAATTCAAGGTCGTGGTACGGTTGTAACAGGTCGTGTTGAGCGCGGTATCGTTAAAGTGGGTGAAGAAGTTGAGATTATTGGTGTTAAAGAGACCACAACTACAACAGTAACCGGCGTTGAAATGTTCCGTAAGCTTCTAGACGAAGGCCGTGCAGGTGAGAACGTTGGTGTTCTTCTTCGTGGTACCAAGCGTGATGAAGTGGAGCGTGGTCAAGTATTGGCTAAGCCAGGTTCGATCACTCCTCACACTAAGTTCGAAGCTGAGGTTTACGTACTATCTAAAGATGAAGGTGGTCGTCACACGCCATTCTTCAAAGGCTACCGTCCACAGTTCTACTTCCGTACAACTGACGTAACGGGTGCTTGTGAGCTACCTGAAGGCGTAGAAATGGTAATGCCAGGTGACAACATTCAAATGTCAGTAACCTTGATCTGCCCAATTGCGATGGACGAAGGTCTACGCTTTGCGATCCGCGAAGGTGGTCGTACAGTGGGTGCGGGTGTTGTTGCTAAGATCATTGAATAA
- the rplK gene encoding 50S ribosomal protein L11, which produces MAKKIEAYIKLQVAAGQANPSPPVGPALGQHGVNIMEFCKAFNAQTQGMEPGSPVPVVISVYSDRSFTFTMKTPPAAFLLRKAAKIKKGSGTPNTNKVGKVTREQLEEIATLKMPDLTASDMDAAVRTIAGSARSAGIEVEGV; this is translated from the coding sequence ATGGCAAAAAAAATTGAAGCTTACATTAAGCTGCAAGTAGCAGCCGGTCAAGCTAATCCAAGTCCACCCGTTGGTCCAGCGTTGGGTCAGCATGGTGTGAACATCATGGAATTCTGTAAAGCGTTTAACGCGCAAACTCAAGGTATGGAGCCAGGTTCTCCAGTCCCTGTAGTGATTAGCGTTTATAGTGATCGTAGCTTTACCTTCACCATGAAAACTCCTCCTGCTGCTTTCTTATTGCGTAAAGCAGCGAAGATCAAAAAAGGCAGTGGTACACCAAATACCAATAAAGTTGGTAAGGTGACGCGTGAGCAGTTGGAAGAAATTGCAACGTTAAAAATGCCTGATTTGACTGCCTCCGATATGGATGCAGCTGTTCGTACTATTGCAGGTAGTGCGCGTAGTGCCGGTATCGAAGTGGAGGGCGTGTAA
- the aspS gene encoding aspartate--tRNA ligase, protein MRSVYCGVLNASNIDQEVTLCGWVDRRRDHGGVIFVDLRDREGIVQVVFDPDGQDNFALADKVRPEYVLKVTGKVRARSEATVNSNMATGEIEVYGTALEILNSSETPPFQLDSHTNVGEDVRLTYRYLDLRRGEMQQNLRFRSKVTNAIRNYLDDNGFLDIETPILTRATPEGARDYLVPSRTHEGKFFALPQSPQLFKQLLMVSGFDRYYQIAKCFRDEDLRADRQPEFTQIDIETSFMNDEEIMSVTEGMIRKVFKDLKGVDLGEFPRMPYAEAMEKYGSDKPDLRIPLEMVEVKDLMAGVEFKVFAGPAKDPKGRVTAMLVPKGGEIPRRTIDAYTKFVSIYGAKGLAYIKVNDKSDLEEGLQSPIVKHLGPDVCKAILDRVGAENGDLIFFGADSHKVVSEALGALRCKLGEDLNLYTCEWAPLWVVDFPMFEETDNGALTSLHHPFTAPACSPEELKSNPAQANSIAYDMVLNGTELGGGSVRIHDQSMQQAVFEVLGIAEEEQREKFGFLLDALKYGAPPHGGLAFGLDRLIMLMTGASSIRDVIAFPKTQTAACVMTDAPGEVDKVQLDELHIRKKAKPQVAAGAEKSE, encoded by the coding sequence ATGCGTAGTGTCTACTGTGGTGTGTTAAACGCCTCTAATATTGATCAAGAAGTTACTCTTTGCGGCTGGGTTGACCGTCGTCGGGATCACGGTGGGGTGATATTTGTCGACCTTCGTGATCGTGAAGGGATTGTTCAGGTGGTGTTTGACCCAGATGGCCAGGACAACTTTGCCTTAGCTGATAAGGTTCGCCCTGAATATGTGCTTAAGGTAACTGGTAAGGTTCGCGCCCGCTCCGAAGCGACAGTAAACTCGAACATGGCAACCGGTGAAATTGAAGTGTACGGGACAGCCTTGGAAATCCTGAATAGTTCTGAAACGCCTCCCTTTCAGTTGGATTCGCATACTAATGTGGGTGAAGACGTTCGTCTTACCTACCGTTATCTGGATCTTCGTCGTGGTGAGATGCAGCAAAACCTGCGTTTCCGTTCCAAGGTAACAAATGCGATTCGTAACTATCTGGACGACAATGGCTTTCTGGATATCGAAACACCAATCCTGACTCGTGCTACCCCAGAAGGTGCGCGCGATTATTTAGTACCTTCCCGTACTCATGAAGGCAAGTTTTTTGCCTTACCGCAGTCACCACAGTTGTTTAAACAATTGTTGATGGTTTCCGGGTTTGACCGTTATTACCAAATCGCCAAGTGTTTTCGTGATGAAGATTTGCGGGCGGATCGTCAGCCAGAGTTTACCCAAATCGATATTGAAACCTCGTTTATGAATGACGAGGAAATCATGTCTGTAACTGAAGGCATGATTCGTAAAGTATTCAAGGATCTAAAAGGTGTGGACTTGGGTGAATTCCCGCGCATGCCTTATGCCGAAGCCATGGAAAAATACGGCTCGGATAAGCCGGATCTGCGTATTCCATTGGAAATGGTTGAAGTTAAAGATCTGATGGCCGGTGTCGAATTCAAAGTATTTGCCGGTCCAGCTAAGGATCCCAAAGGTCGCGTAACCGCTATGCTAGTGCCAAAAGGCGGTGAAATTCCTCGCCGTACTATCGACGCCTACACCAAGTTTGTCAGTATTTATGGGGCGAAAGGTCTGGCTTACATTAAGGTTAATGATAAATCTGATCTTGAAGAGGGATTGCAGTCCCCAATCGTTAAGCATTTGGGGCCGGATGTTTGTAAAGCAATTCTGGATCGTGTTGGTGCTGAAAATGGTGACCTTATCTTCTTTGGTGCCGATAGTCATAAAGTGGTTTCTGAAGCCTTGGGTGCGTTGCGTTGTAAGTTGGGTGAAGACCTCAACTTATACACCTGTGAGTGGGCGCCGCTTTGGGTGGTTGATTTCCCAATGTTTGAAGAAACAGATAATGGTGCGCTAACTTCGTTGCACCATCCGTTCACGGCACCAGCTTGTTCACCAGAAGAATTAAAATCAAACCCGGCACAAGCAAACTCCATTGCTTACGATATGGTGTTGAATGGCACTGAGTTGGGTGGTGGTTCTGTTCGTATTCACGATCAGTCTATGCAGCAAGCGGTATTTGAAGTGCTTGGCATAGCTGAAGAAGAGCAGCGAGAGAAATTTGGCTTCCTGTTGGATGCATTGAAATACGGTGCGCCGCCTCACGGTGGTTTGGCGTTTGGTTTGGACCGCTTGATCATGCTTATGACTGGAGCGAGTTCTATTCGTGACGTGATTGCGTTCCCCAAAACACAAACTGCAGCCTGTGTTATGACGGATGCACCCGGTGAAGTGGATAAAGTTCAGTTGGATGAATTGCACATACGAAAAAAAGCCAAGCCTCAAGTTGCTGCGGGCGCGGAAAAGTCTGAATAA
- a CDS encoding YebC/PmpR family DNA-binding transcriptional regulator, with the protein MAGHSKWANTKHRKAAQDAKRAKIFTKIIRELTVAAKSGGNPDDNPKLRATIDKALGANMKRDTIDKAVARGAGGGDDGNYDEITYEGYGVGGVAVIVECLTDNRNRTVSEVRHAFSKRGGNLGTDGSVAYLFSRKGQISFAEGADEEQIMEAALEAGAEDIVTNDDGSVDVFTEFEEYLSVKDSMMASGLEPASSEITMVPSIMVPITTKEDAEKTMALVDMLEDLDDVQNVYTNADIDESILAEFE; encoded by the coding sequence ATGGCAGGCCACAGTAAATGGGCAAACACCAAACATCGTAAAGCTGCGCAAGATGCAAAGCGCGCAAAAATTTTTACCAAAATTATCCGGGAATTAACGGTTGCTGCAAAATCAGGCGGCAACCCGGATGATAACCCCAAGTTGCGGGCAACTATTGATAAGGCGTTGGGTGCGAACATGAAGCGCGACACCATCGATAAAGCAGTAGCTCGTGGTGCAGGTGGTGGTGACGATGGTAATTACGATGAGATTACCTACGAAGGTTATGGTGTTGGTGGCGTTGCTGTGATTGTTGAGTGCTTGACGGATAACCGCAATCGAACCGTGTCGGAAGTGCGTCATGCGTTTTCCAAGCGTGGTGGTAATTTGGGAACCGACGGTTCTGTTGCTTATCTGTTTTCCCGTAAAGGGCAAATTAGTTTTGCAGAAGGTGCCGATGAAGAGCAAATTATGGAGGCGGCGCTGGAGGCCGGAGCGGAAGACATCGTTACCAATGATGACGGTTCAGTCGATGTGTTCACTGAGTTTGAAGAATATCTCAGTGTTAAGGATTCGATGATGGCTAGTGGTTTGGAGCCCGCGTCTTCAGAGATCACAATGGTTCCGTCAATCATGGTTCCAATTACCACTAAAGAGGATGCTGAAAAGACCATGGCATTGGTGGATATGCTGGAAGACCTTGATGATGTTCAGAACGTTTATACCAATGCGGATATCGATGAGTCGATATTGGCAGAGTTCGAATAG
- the alr gene encoding alanine racemase produces the protein MGSFVGTLTVDLDAVAANWLQLKSYVGPAECGAVVKANAYGLGVSQVSRVLYRSGCRTFFVANIQEAIELKCILSADDIRVFVLSGCASGDELLFVEQGVSPVIISMEMLQRWSAVCRQSSNTLLPEAALKINTGMTRLGLDLDELEALLASSDESQALLEGGNIRVLLSHFACADEVGHELNTVQIAQFAKAVEILKKRIPDLRASLANSSGIYLAQKPHWDIVRPGVSLYGGNPIPGKANPMRSVVNLSLPVLQVRYAPKGANIGYGATAILSSDRVLAVVAGGYADGLFRSLSNKAVGVMYVQGLPVRVPLVGRVSMDSSIFDVTEVANQASVAVGDSIEILGKQHGVDDLAESANTISYEVLTSLGARYKRTYLSEGGDV, from the coding sequence ATGGGTAGTTTCGTTGGTACGTTAACCGTTGATCTTGATGCAGTTGCAGCAAATTGGTTGCAGTTGAAGTCATATGTTGGTCCTGCTGAATGCGGTGCAGTGGTAAAGGCGAACGCTTATGGCTTGGGAGTTTCTCAGGTTTCCAGGGTGTTGTATCGCTCAGGCTGTCGCACTTTCTTTGTTGCAAATATACAAGAAGCGATTGAGCTTAAATGCATTCTCAGTGCGGATGATATCCGTGTTTTTGTGCTGTCCGGCTGTGCCTCTGGTGATGAGCTTTTGTTTGTCGAGCAAGGTGTCAGTCCGGTAATTATTTCGATGGAGATGTTGCAGCGTTGGTCTGCAGTGTGTCGTCAAAGCTCAAATACCTTGTTGCCAGAAGCAGCGTTAAAGATAAATACCGGTATGACACGTCTTGGGCTGGATCTTGACGAGTTAGAAGCTCTGCTTGCTTCTTCGGATGAGTCTCAAGCTTTATTGGAGGGTGGCAATATTCGAGTGTTGTTGAGCCACTTTGCTTGTGCCGACGAAGTTGGGCATGAGCTAAATACAGTTCAGATAGCGCAATTTGCTAAAGCGGTCGAAATACTGAAAAAAAGAATTCCTGATCTTAGGGCGAGCCTGGCGAATTCTTCTGGTATTTATTTAGCGCAGAAACCTCACTGGGATATTGTGCGTCCTGGGGTCTCTTTATACGGTGGTAACCCCATTCCAGGAAAGGCCAATCCAATGCGTTCGGTCGTGAATTTAAGTTTGCCTGTTCTTCAGGTCAGGTATGCGCCTAAGGGGGCGAATATCGGTTATGGTGCAACCGCGATTTTAAGTTCGGATAGAGTGTTGGCTGTTGTGGCTGGAGGTTATGCGGATGGCCTTTTTCGTTCTTTAAGTAATAAAGCGGTGGGCGTAATGTATGTGCAAGGCTTGCCTGTGCGTGTTCCTCTTGTGGGGCGGGTGTCGATGGACAGCAGCATTTTTGATGTCACTGAAGTTGCTAACCAGGCTTCTGTTGCGGTTGGCGATAGCATTGAAATACTCGGGAAGCAACACGGTGTGGATGATTTGGCCGAATCTGCCAATACGATTAGTTACGAAGTTTTAACTTCATTGGGTGCCAGATATAAGCGTACCTACCTGTCTGAAGGTGGTGATGTGTGA
- the rplJ gene encoding 50S ribosomal protein L10 — translation MAIGLEDKKAIVADVQEAAKSALSAVVADSRGVTVGDMTALRKEARENGVWVKIVRNTLARRAVEGTEYECLKDTFVGPTLIAFSNEHPGAGARIFKNFAKENQKFEVKAAAFEGEVVDLSMLANLPTYDEAISKLMSVLKEASAGKLVRTIAAIRDQKEQEAA, via the coding sequence GTGGCAATAGGACTCGAAGACAAAAAAGCGATTGTCGCTGATGTCCAAGAAGCTGCTAAGAGCGCTCTATCTGCAGTAGTTGCAGACTCTCGTGGTGTAACCGTGGGTGATATGACTGCTCTTCGCAAAGAGGCACGTGAGAACGGTGTTTGGGTAAAAATCGTTCGTAACACGTTGGCTCGTCGCGCAGTTGAAGGTACTGAATATGAGTGTCTAAAAGACACTTTTGTTGGCCCAACTTTAATCGCATTTTCTAACGAGCACCCTGGTGCTGGTGCGCGAATTTTCAAAAACTTCGCGAAAGAAAATCAAAAATTTGAAGTTAAAGCGGCTGCCTTCGAAGGTGAAGTGGTTGATTTGTCTATGTTGGCAAACTTGCCGACTTACGACGAGGCAATCTCGAAACTTATGAGCGTGTTGAAAGAAGCTTCTGCAGGCAAGTTGGTTCGCACTATTGCGGCCATTCGCGACCAAAAAGAACAAGAGGCTGCATAA
- the rplA gene encoding 50S ribosomal protein L1 gives MAKLSKRQKLIQEKVDSTKQYGINEAVALLKELSTVKFGETVDAAVNLGIDPRKSDQGVRGATSLPHGTGKDVRVAVFTQGANADAAKEAGAEFVGMEDLADQIKGGMMDFDVVIADPAAMRVVGQLGQVLGPRGLMPNPKTGTVTPNVVEAVQNAKAGQVRYRADKGGIIHGGIGKISFEPNAIKENLEALVADLKKAKPASAKGVYLKKISLSTTMGPGLAIDLSSLDI, from the coding sequence ATGGCGAAGTTATCAAAACGTCAAAAACTAATTCAAGAAAAAGTTGATTCAACAAAACAGTACGGCATAAACGAGGCAGTTGCGCTATTAAAAGAGCTTTCAACTGTTAAGTTTGGCGAGACTGTTGATGCAGCTGTAAACCTGGGTATTGATCCTCGTAAATCTGACCAGGGTGTTCGTGGTGCGACCAGCCTTCCTCACGGTACGGGTAAAGACGTACGTGTTGCTGTATTTACTCAAGGTGCAAATGCTGACGCTGCAAAAGAAGCAGGTGCTGAATTTGTCGGTATGGAAGATCTTGCTGATCAAATCAAGGGCGGCATGATGGACTTTGATGTTGTTATCGCAGATCCTGCAGCTATGCGTGTTGTTGGTCAACTTGGTCAAGTGCTTGGTCCTCGTGGCCTTATGCCTAACCCAAAAACTGGAACCGTAACGCCTAACGTTGTTGAAGCAGTACAAAATGCTAAAGCCGGTCAGGTTCGTTACCGTGCAGACAAGGGCGGTATTATCCACGGCGGTATCGGCAAGATTTCTTTTGAGCCAAATGCGATTAAAGAAAACTTGGAAGCGCTCGTTGCTGATTTGAAAAAAGCAAAACCTGCGTCAGCCAAAGGCGTGTACTTAAAGAAAATTTCTTTGAGTACTACTATGGGGCCAGGTCTTGCTATCGACCTTTCATCGCTCGACATCTAA
- a CDS encoding type III pantothenate kinase: protein MHLLIDAGNTRIKWRAVESFGAVGESYAGAFPTSVDKVGDELKLVLAQCSVERFRSVALSNVAGVEIRDAVESWCQEHADAPLFVAEVESISGLVKPAYKVLANLGVDRWLAMLSAYEQRDGSCCVLSVGTAVTADFISSDGEHMGGVIAPGVALMMSSLFDNTRQVKPVSLKVPQIWELGCDTLPCVENGVAAMLQGFAAQIAQEGHDLGIKTVFVAGGDAMKILSWLESAGMRCVHDDLLVIKGLQALVVYKQKGLEAKVKV from the coding sequence GTGCATTTGCTCATTGATGCGGGGAATACAAGAATTAAATGGCGTGCGGTGGAGTCTTTCGGTGCTGTTGGCGAAAGCTATGCAGGAGCGTTTCCCACGTCTGTTGATAAAGTTGGTGACGAGCTGAAGTTGGTGTTGGCTCAGTGCAGTGTGGAGCGTTTCCGGTCGGTAGCGCTGTCCAATGTGGCTGGGGTGGAAATCAGGGACGCTGTCGAAAGCTGGTGTCAGGAGCACGCGGATGCCCCTCTCTTTGTGGCTGAGGTGGAGTCAATTTCCGGTTTGGTCAAGCCGGCCTATAAAGTGCTGGCAAATCTTGGGGTCGATCGATGGCTTGCTATGCTTTCCGCATACGAGCAGCGAGATGGTTCCTGTTGTGTGTTGAGTGTGGGGACCGCAGTAACGGCTGACTTTATTTCTTCCGATGGTGAGCATATGGGCGGGGTGATTGCGCCGGGTGTAGCACTGATGATGTCCTCATTGTTTGATAATACTCGGCAGGTAAAGCCAGTTTCGTTAAAGGTGCCGCAGATCTGGGAGCTGGGTTGCGATACCTTGCCCTGTGTTGAAAATGGTGTTGCAGCGATGTTGCAGGGGTTTGCTGCACAAATTGCGCAGGAAGGTCACGACTTGGGGATAAAAACGGTCTTTGTTGCTGGTGGGGATGCTATGAAAATATTGTCCTGGTTGGAGTCCGCCGGTATGCGTTGTGTTCATGACGATCTTTTGGTGATTAAAGGGCTTCAGGCTCTGGTTGTTTATAAACAAAAAGGCCTTGAGGCCAAAGTTAAGGTGTAG